The Janthinobacterium lividum genome has a window encoding:
- the flhC gene encoding flagellar transcriptional regulator FlhC, with translation MAKKSVVSEAQEIQLAIELIQLGARLQLLETEVSLSRERLLNLYKELKGVSPPKGMLPFSTDWFITWQPNIHSSLFINIHKFLVDHAGATGIEAVMKAYKLYLEQMPPEAGEEPLLSLTRAWTLVRFFSSKMLDMAPCGKCGGKFVVNCLDLNADYVCGLCHMPSRAGKTKKARDEAAAVAAPSVAA, from the coding sequence ATGGCCAAGAAAAGTGTCGTATCGGAAGCGCAGGAAATCCAGCTGGCCATCGAATTGATACAGCTGGGCGCCCGTTTGCAACTGCTGGAGACGGAAGTCTCGCTGTCGCGCGAACGCCTGCTGAATCTGTACAAGGAATTGAAAGGCGTTTCGCCGCCCAAGGGCATGCTGCCGTTTTCCACCGACTGGTTCATCACCTGGCAACCGAATATCCATTCCTCGCTGTTCATCAATATCCATAAATTCCTCGTCGACCACGCCGGCGCCACCGGCATCGAAGCCGTGATGAAGGCATATAAACTGTATCTGGAACAGATGCCGCCCGAAGCGGGCGAAGAGCCGCTGCTGTCGCTGACGCGGGCCTGGACCCTGGTGCGCTTTTTCAGCAGCAAGATGCTGGACATGGCGCCCTGCGGCAAGTGCGGCGGCAAGTTTGTCGTCAACTGCCTCGACCTGAACGCCGATTATGTGTGCGGCCTGTGCCATATGCCTTCGCGTGCCGGCAAGACCAAGAAGGCGCGCGATGAAGCGGCCGCCGTCGCGGCGCCAAGTGTCGCCGCCTGA
- the flhD gene encoding flagellar transcriptional regulator FlhD: protein MTANDMMAEIRDANLSYLMLAQQMIRADKVTAIFRLGIAAEIAELIEGMSNAQILKLAGGNMMLARFRFDDGAILGMLTNYNKDRSLAQSHAAILMAGQGVEEIA, encoded by the coding sequence ATGACTGCTAACGACATGATGGCTGAGATTCGCGACGCTAACCTGAGCTACCTGATGCTGGCCCAGCAAATGATTCGTGCGGACAAGGTTACGGCCATCTTCCGTTTGGGCATAGCCGCCGAAATCGCCGAACTGATCGAAGGCATGAGCAATGCGCAGATCCTGAAGCTCGCTGGCGGCAACATGATGCTGGCCCGCTTCCGCTTCGACGACGGCGCCATCCTGGGCATGCTGACGAACTACAATAAAGACCGCTCGCTGGCCCAATCGCATGCTGCCATCCTGATGGCCGGCCAGGGCGTCGAAGAAATCGCTTAA
- the kynU gene encoding kynureninase: MISRHDCSARDLDDPLAPLRQQFDLPQGVIYLDGNSLGARPKAALARAQHVITAEWGTDLIRSWNTAGWFDLPKRLGDRLAPLLGAGTGEVVITDTTSVNLFKALAAALQMQASDPAHAARRIIVSERSNFPTDLYMAQGLAAWLDRGYQLRLVDSPEELTQAIATDCAVAMLTHVNYRTGYQHDMAAISSHCHAQGALALWDLAHSAGAVPLDLNGAGADLAVGCTYKYLNGGPGSPAFIWVPQKHQARFRQPLSGWWGHATPFAMDPGYTPADGIARALCGTQPIVSLALVECGLDIFAQTSMEAIRRKSLALTDLFIALVEQRCTSHPLGLVTPREHARRGSQVSFTHPHGYAVMQALIARGVIGDYREPAIMRFGFTPLYTSFSDVWDAVEILRDILDTQAYDIAAKRDAVT, translated from the coding sequence ATGATTTCTCGACATGACTGCAGCGCGCGCGACCTCGACGATCCCCTGGCGCCCCTGCGCCAGCAATTCGACTTGCCGCAAGGCGTAATTTACCTCGATGGCAATTCCCTGGGCGCACGGCCGAAAGCGGCCCTGGCCCGCGCCCAGCACGTCATCACGGCCGAGTGGGGCACCGACCTGATCCGCAGCTGGAATACGGCTGGCTGGTTCGACCTGCCCAAGCGCCTGGGCGACCGCCTGGCCCCGCTGCTGGGCGCCGGCACGGGCGAAGTGGTGATCACCGACACCACCTCCGTCAACCTGTTCAAGGCGCTGGCCGCCGCCCTGCAGATGCAGGCCAGCGATCCCGCCCATGCCGCGCGGCGCATCATCGTCAGCGAACGCAGCAACTTCCCCACCGACCTGTACATGGCGCAAGGCCTGGCCGCCTGGCTCGACCGCGGCTACCAGCTGCGCCTGGTCGACAGCCCCGAGGAACTGACGCAAGCCATCGCTACCGATTGCGCCGTCGCCATGCTCACGCACGTGAACTACCGCACCGGCTACCAGCACGATATGGCCGCCATCAGCAGCCATTGCCACGCACAGGGCGCGCTGGCGTTGTGGGACCTGGCCCATTCGGCCGGCGCCGTGCCGCTGGACCTGAACGGCGCCGGCGCCGACCTGGCCGTCGGCTGCACCTATAAATACCTGAATGGCGGTCCCGGCTCGCCCGCCTTCATCTGGGTGCCGCAAAAACACCAGGCGCGCTTCCGCCAGCCTTTGTCCGGCTGGTGGGGCCACGCCACCCCGTTCGCCATGGACCCGGGCTACACGCCCGCCGATGGTATCGCCCGCGCCCTGTGCGGCACGCAGCCCATCGTCTCGCTGGCCCTGGTCGAGTGCGGCCTGGATATCTTTGCGCAAACAAGCATGGAAGCCATCCGCCGCAAGTCGCTGGCCCTGACCGATTTGTTCATCGCGCTGGTGGAACAGCGCTGCACCAGCCATCCGCTGGGCCTCGTCACGCCGCGCGAGCATGCGCGGCGCGGCAGCCAGGTCAGTTTCACGCACCCGCACGGCTATGCCGTGATGCAGGCGCTGATCGCGCGCGGCGTGATCGGCGACTACCGCGAACCTGCCATCATGCGCTTCGGCTTCACGCCCCTGTACACGAGTTTTTCCGACGTGTGGGATGCTGTGGAAATCCTGCGCGACATCCTCGACACCCAAGCCTACGACATCGCCGCCAAGCGCGATGCGGTCACCTGA
- the kynA gene encoding tryptophan 2,3-dioxygenase, translating to MSDEKNMNKENTSGCPMHAGGQDAQWHGAQMDFSESMSYGNYLALDRILTAQHPLSPNHNEMLFIVQHQTSELWMKLMLHEMHAVRANLQSGDLAPAFKMLARVARIMDQLVHAWDVLATMTPPEYTAIRPYLGASSGFQSFQYREIEFILGNKNAALLNVHTTAPETYKVLDAALRTPSVYDEAIKLLARSGLPISAERLNADWTLPTSADASVKAAWLEVYRDPSKHWALYELAEKLVDLETAFRFWRFRHVTTVERIIGFKTGTGGTAGVSYLRKMLDVVLFPELFALRTEL from the coding sequence ATGAGCGACGAGAAGAATATGAACAAGGAAAACACCAGCGGCTGCCCCATGCATGCCGGCGGCCAGGATGCACAGTGGCATGGCGCGCAGATGGATTTCAGCGAATCTATGAGCTATGGCAACTACCTGGCACTGGACCGCATCCTGACGGCCCAGCATCCGCTGTCGCCGAACCACAACGAAATGCTGTTCATCGTGCAGCACCAGACGAGCGAATTGTGGATGAAGCTGATGCTGCACGAGATGCACGCCGTGCGCGCCAACCTGCAAAGCGGCGACCTTGCGCCCGCCTTTAAAATGCTGGCCCGCGTGGCGCGCATCATGGACCAACTGGTGCATGCCTGGGACGTGCTGGCCACCATGACGCCGCCCGAATACACGGCCATCCGCCCCTACCTGGGCGCCTCGTCCGGCTTCCAGTCCTTCCAGTACCGCGAGATCGAATTCATCCTGGGGAACAAGAACGCCGCCCTGCTCAACGTGCATACGACGGCGCCAGAAACCTACAAGGTGCTCGACGCTGCCCTGCGCACGCCGTCCGTCTACGATGAAGCCATCAAGCTGCTGGCGCGCAGCGGCTTGCCCATCTCTGCCGAGCGCCTGAACGCCGACTGGACCCTGCCGACCAGCGCCGACGCCTCGGTCAAGGCGGCATGGCTGGAAGTCTACCGCGACCCGTCGAAACACTGGGCCTTGTACGAGCTGGCCGAAAAGCTGGTGGACCTGGAAACGGCCTTCCGCTTCTGGCGCTTCCGCCATGTGACGACGGTGGAGCGCATCATCGGCTTCAAGACGGGTACCGGAGGTACGGCGGGCGTGAGCTATTTGCGCAAGATGCTCGACGTGGTATTGTTCCCTGAGCTATTCGCCCTACGCACCGAACTTTAA
- a CDS encoding alpha/beta hydrolase, with product MSPLVLTLAGLWNSGPQHWQTHWEARHPQWSRVQHGEWQTPDKDEWVMELDRAIAACERPPVLAAHSLACALVAHWAASGSPHKIAGAFLVAPSDVEAPSYPAGTTGFAPMPLEALPFPSLVVASGDDPYVSFARARAFAAAWGSELTMIGDAGHINGDAGYGPWPDGEQLLLDFCAAHQP from the coding sequence ATGTCGCCTCTCGTCCTGACCCTGGCCGGCCTGTGGAATTCCGGGCCGCAGCACTGGCAAACCCATTGGGAAGCGCGCCACCCGCAGTGGTCACGCGTGCAGCATGGGGAATGGCAGACGCCGGACAAGGACGAGTGGGTAATGGAGCTCGACCGCGCCATTGCCGCCTGCGAGCGCCCGCCCGTGCTGGCGGCGCACAGCCTGGCCTGCGCCCTCGTCGCCCATTGGGCGGCCAGCGGCTCGCCGCACAAGATCGCCGGCGCCTTCCTCGTCGCCCCCAGCGATGTGGAAGCGCCCTCCTATCCCGCTGGCACGACGGGCTTTGCACCGATGCCGCTGGAAGCCTTGCCGTTTCCCAGCCTGGTGGTGGCCAGCGGCGATGATCCCTACGTCAGCTTCGCGCGGGCACGCGCGTTTGCCGCCGCCTGGGGCAGCGAACTGACGATGATCGGCGACGCCGGCCATATCAACGGCGATGCCGGCTACGGCCCCTGGCCGGACGGCGAACAGCTGCTGCTGGATTTTTGCGCCGCGCACCAGCCCTGA
- a CDS encoding OsmC family protein has protein sequence MLNGIDVAGLQQFAQGVADHPDKGEARFNVKTKWQHQTRSVATVSHYVLGGEKHARHFEIASDEPHELLGQNTAPNPQELLMAALNACLSVGYAANAAAMGITVHSLEIETDGKLDLRGFLGLDENINPGYDEVSYVVRLHTDASRERVEALHQAVTKTSVNLANFSKAIRMLPKLEIIEA, from the coding sequence ATGCTCAATGGTATTGACGTAGCAGGCCTGCAACAATTTGCCCAAGGCGTGGCAGACCATCCAGACAAGGGCGAGGCGCGCTTCAACGTCAAGACCAAATGGCAACATCAGACGCGCAGCGTGGCCACCGTCAGCCACTATGTCCTGGGCGGTGAAAAGCATGCGCGCCATTTCGAGATCGCCTCCGATGAACCGCATGAATTGCTGGGCCAAAACACGGCGCCGAATCCGCAAGAGTTGCTGATGGCCGCCCTCAACGCTTGCCTTTCAGTGGGTTACGCCGCCAATGCGGCAGCCATGGGCATCACCGTGCACAGCCTGGAGATCGAAACGGACGGCAAGCTGGACCTGCGCGGCTTCCTCGGCCTGGACGAGAACATCAATCCCGGCTACGACGAAGTCAGCTACGTGGTGCGACTGCATACGGATGCCTCGCGCGAGCGCGTCGAGGCGCTGCACCAGGCCGTAACCAAAACCTCGGTCAACCTGGCCAATTTCTCAAAGGCCATCCGCATGCTGCCCAAGCTGGAAATTATCGAGGCCTGA
- a CDS encoding DsbA family oxidoreductase → MNSNTKTLVVDIWSDFVCPWCWIAKRRFDKALAAFEHRDAVQVNLRAYRIAPNHQAEPFKAALLKKFRDPMAAEGMMYSVHSHGAAEGLDYQFDTMLFGDTMDAHMLVKAVEDKALQQRLAEVLYEQSVSHGKSLFDRDSLALLAAQAGVPADVVQNAWSTPQLRQQVQDDEYKASHIASGVPLFVFGNGAHISGAQPQEVFQHALEQMHARSQAELAASVGQVCGLDGCTI, encoded by the coding sequence ATGAACAGCAATACAAAAACGCTCGTCGTCGATATCTGGTCCGATTTCGTCTGCCCCTGGTGCTGGATTGCCAAGCGCCGCTTTGACAAGGCCCTTGCCGCTTTCGAGCACAGGGACGCCGTGCAGGTCAACTTGCGCGCTTACCGCATTGCGCCTAACCATCAAGCCGAACCGTTCAAGGCAGCCTTGTTGAAAAAGTTTCGTGATCCGATGGCCGCCGAGGGAATGATGTACTCGGTGCACTCGCATGGGGCAGCGGAAGGCCTGGACTATCAGTTCGACACCATGCTGTTTGGCGACACCATGGACGCGCACATGCTCGTCAAGGCAGTCGAAGACAAGGCATTGCAACAGCGCCTGGCCGAAGTCCTCTACGAACAAAGTGTTTCGCACGGCAAGTCGCTGTTCGACCGCGACTCCCTCGCCCTGCTCGCAGCGCAAGCGGGTGTGCCTGCCGATGTGGTGCAGAACGCCTGGTCGACACCGCAATTGCGTCAACAGGTACAGGACGATGAGTACAAAGCCTCGCACATCGCTTCCGGCGTGCCGCTGTTCGTCTTTGGCAATGGCGCGCACATTTCTGGCGCACAGCCGCAAGAGGTATTCCAGCACGCGCTGGAACAAATGCATGCCCGGTCCCAGGCGGAGCTGGCGGCATCGGTCGGGCAGGTCTGTGGCCTGGACGGCTGCACTATTTAA
- a CDS encoding TetR/AcrR family transcriptional regulator, with protein sequence MSVSTRDALLKSAEIHLRTKGYAAFSYADLSEEIGIRKASIHHHFPTKENLGVALITQYIEVFTEKLQAIDAAHADPVERLREFAGLFLASANDHLLPLCGALAAEMAALPESLQALGRRLMAQQLEWMEKNIVQAAQLHGWTLQKPARDYAFMLLSTLEGASFIGWALGPSIDPLAAFHHMLDNLA encoded by the coding sequence ATGTCAGTGAGTACCCGGGACGCCCTTTTGAAGAGCGCAGAGATCCACCTGCGTACGAAAGGCTATGCTGCTTTCAGTTATGCCGATTTGTCGGAAGAGATAGGCATACGCAAGGCCAGCATCCATCATCATTTTCCCACCAAGGAAAACCTTGGCGTGGCATTGATCACGCAATATATCGAGGTGTTTACAGAGAAGCTGCAAGCCATCGATGCGGCGCACGCCGATCCGGTCGAACGCCTGCGCGAGTTCGCGGGGCTGTTCCTGGCCAGCGCCAACGATCATTTGCTGCCGCTGTGCGGCGCGCTCGCGGCCGAAATGGCGGCGCTGCCCGAATCGCTGCAAGCCCTGGGTCGGCGCCTGATGGCGCAGCAGCTGGAGTGGATGGAAAAAAATATCGTTCAGGCGGCGCAACTGCATGGCTGGACCTTGCAGAAACCTGCCAGGGATTACGCCTTCATGCTGCTCAGTACCCTCGAAGGCGCCAGCTTTATCGGCTGGGCCCTGGGGCCATCGATCGATCCACTGGCAGCCTTTCACCATATGCTCGACAATCTGGCGTAA
- the htpG gene encoding molecular chaperone HtpG, translating to MAVSEKQTLGFQTEVKQMLHLMIHSLYSNKEIFLRELISNASDAADKLRFEAIDNDALYGNDHELKIKVSFDKDARTITISDNGIGMTRDEAISHLGTIAKSGTKEFFGKLSGDQQQDAALIGQFGVGFYSGFIVADKITVETRRAGVDASEGVRWESGGEGDYSIENIDKPSRGTDIILHLREGEDELLSSWKIKSIIRKYSDHISLPIVMQKEEWDDEKKETVLKDEFETVNQASALWARNKADITPEQYDEFYKHVSHDFQSPLSHTHNRVEGRSEYTQLLYIPAKAPFDMWDRNKRGGIKLYVKRVFIMDDAEQLMPTYLRFVRGVIDSADLPLNVSREILQESRDVKVIREGSTKRVLGMLEELANADEQDKKDKYAVFWKEFGQVLKEGIGEDAANKERLAKLLRFASTANDSDEQITSFADYVARMKEGQDKIYYVTADNYAAAKNSPHLEIFRKKGVEVLLLTDRVDEWMLSFIQDFEGKELVSVAKGGLDLGALEDEAEKKEHEETETSYADLVGKMKTVLADKAKDVRVTFRLTDSPACLVADENELSGNLLRMLKAAGQSAPESKPILEINPNHPLVTRLKYEDAEGGKFGDWANILFDQAMLAEGGSLADPASFVKRLNELLLNSAK from the coding sequence ATGGCTGTCTCCGAAAAGCAAACCCTGGGTTTTCAGACCGAAGTGAAGCAAATGCTGCACCTGATGATCCATTCCCTGTACTCGAACAAGGAAATCTTCCTGCGCGAATTGATCTCGAACGCGTCCGACGCGGCCGACAAATTGCGCTTTGAAGCGATCGATAACGACGCCCTGTACGGCAACGATCACGAATTGAAGATCAAGGTCAGCTTCGACAAGGATGCGCGCACCATCACCATTTCCGACAACGGCATCGGCATGACCCGCGACGAGGCGATCTCGCACCTGGGCACCATCGCCAAGTCGGGCACCAAGGAATTCTTCGGCAAGCTGTCGGGCGACCAGCAGCAGGACGCGGCCCTGATCGGCCAGTTCGGCGTGGGCTTCTATTCCGGCTTCATCGTCGCCGACAAGATCACCGTCGAAACGCGCCGCGCCGGCGTGGACGCCTCTGAAGGCGTGCGCTGGGAGTCGGGCGGCGAAGGCGATTACAGCATCGAGAACATCGACAAACCGTCGCGCGGCACGGACATCATCCTGCACCTGCGCGAAGGCGAGGACGAATTGCTGTCGAGCTGGAAGATCAAGTCCATCATCCGCAAATACTCGGACCATATCTCGCTGCCGATCGTGATGCAGAAGGAAGAGTGGGACGACGAGAAAAAAGAAACCGTCCTGAAAGACGAATTCGAAACCGTCAACCAGGCCAGCGCCCTGTGGGCCCGCAACAAGGCCGACATCACGCCGGAACAGTACGACGAATTCTACAAGCACGTGTCGCACGACTTCCAGTCGCCTTTGAGCCACACGCATAACCGCGTGGAAGGGCGCAGCGAATACACGCAGCTGCTGTACATCCCGGCCAAGGCGCCGTTCGACATGTGGGACCGCAACAAGCGCGGCGGCATCAAGCTGTACGTCAAGCGCGTCTTCATCATGGACGATGCCGAGCAGCTGATGCCGACCTACCTGCGCTTCGTGCGCGGGGTGATCGACTCGGCCGACCTGCCGCTGAACGTGTCGCGTGAAATCCTGCAGGAGTCGCGCGACGTCAAGGTGATCCGCGAAGGCTCGACCAAGCGCGTGCTGGGAATGCTGGAAGAGCTGGCGAATGCCGACGAGCAGGACAAGAAGGACAAGTACGCCGTCTTCTGGAAGGAATTCGGCCAGGTGCTGAAGGAAGGCATCGGCGAAGATGCGGCCAACAAGGAACGCCTGGCCAAGCTGCTGCGCTTTGCCTCGACCGCCAACGACAGCGACGAGCAAATCACGTCGTTCGCCGACTACGTGGCGCGCATGAAGGAAGGCCAGGACAAGATCTATTACGTCACGGCCGACAATTACGCCGCCGCCAAGAACAGCCCGCACCTGGAAATCTTCCGCAAGAAGGGCGTCGAAGTACTGCTGCTGACGGACCGCGTCGATGAATGGATGCTGTCGTTTATCCAGGACTTCGAAGGCAAGGAACTGGTCTCCGTCGCCAAGGGCGGCCTGGACCTGGGCGCGCTGGAAGACGAAGCGGAAAAGAAAGAGCACGAAGAAACGGAAACCTCGTACGCCGACCTGGTGGGCAAGATGAAGACCGTGCTGGCCGACAAGGCCAAGGACGTGCGCGTCACGTTCCGTCTGACCGATTCGCCAGCCTGCCTGGTGGCCGATGAAAACGAATTGTCGGGCAACCTGCTGCGCATGCTGAAGGCGGCAGGCCAGAGCGCGCCGGAATCGAAGCCGATTTTGGAGATCAATCCGAACCACCCGCTGGTGACGCGTCTGAAATACGAAGATGCGGAAGGCGGCAAGTTCGGCGACTGGGCCAACATCCTGTTCGACCAGGCCATGCTGGCCGAAGGTGGATCATTGGCCGACCCTGCCAGTTTTGTGAAACGCCTCAACGAATTGCTGCTCAATTCCGCGAAGTAA
- a CDS encoding PLP-dependent aminotransferase family protein: MSNTLASQSLPLLSRASGETLIDQIARSLAARIDDKLLRGGARMPSIRQCAASLEVSCATVVASYDKLVARGYLESRRGAGFFVRERGSLNTPAPTPGAQDAAVQTMDVVWLIRNMFRQTPAIPAPGSGMLPSEWLDGDLVARALRDVSRQPGNLLLSYGAPQGFLPLRQQLQLKLAGLEIACPPEQIVTTVGVMQALDLVAREFARPGETIFVDDPAYWLMFGAFAAMGMNVIGIPRLNDGPDIAVLAELAALHRPKLYVINSVLHNPSSTSLSAAKAFQVLRLAELHDFLIVEDDIYCDMHPGGAVQPATRLAALDQLRRVIYLGGFSKSLAANLRVGFIATSPERAQRLADRKMLATLTTSDIGERVVYKILSQGLYRKHAERLRTRLDKVREGTYRKVEQAGLRFDPASAGMFVWADADCDTNVLAEKALAEGLVLAPGSLFSPRQLPSTRMRLNLATVQDERIWVFFARALG; encoded by the coding sequence ATGAGCAATACACTCGCCTCGCAGTCCCTGCCCTTGCTGTCGCGCGCCTCGGGCGAAACCTTGATCGATCAGATCGCTCGCTCGCTGGCGGCGCGCATCGACGACAAGCTGCTGCGCGGCGGCGCGCGCATGCCCTCGATCCGTCAGTGCGCCGCCAGCCTCGAGGTGTCGTGCGCCACGGTGGTGGCCAGCTACGACAAGCTGGTGGCGCGCGGCTACCTCGAGTCGCGGCGCGGCGCCGGCTTTTTCGTGCGCGAGCGCGGGTCCCTGAACACGCCGGCACCGACCCCTGGCGCGCAGGACGCGGCGGTGCAGACCATGGACGTGGTGTGGCTGATCCGTAACATGTTCCGCCAGACCCCTGCCATCCCCGCGCCCGGCTCCGGCATGCTGCCGTCCGAGTGGCTCGATGGCGACCTGGTGGCGCGCGCCTTGCGCGACGTCAGCCGCCAGCCCGGCAATTTGCTGCTGAGCTATGGCGCGCCGCAGGGTTTCCTGCCGCTGCGCCAGCAGTTGCAGCTGAAACTGGCGGGGCTGGAAATCGCCTGTCCGCCCGAGCAGATCGTTACCACGGTGGGCGTGATGCAAGCGCTGGACCTGGTGGCGCGCGAATTTGCCCGCCCCGGCGAGACCATTTTCGTCGACGATCCTGCGTACTGGCTGATGTTCGGCGCCTTTGCCGCCATGGGCATGAACGTCATCGGCATCCCGCGCTTGAATGACGGCCCCGATATCGCCGTGCTGGCCGAACTGGCGGCCCTGCACCGTCCCAAGCTGTACGTGATCAACTCGGTGCTGCACAACCCCAGTTCGACGTCGCTGTCGGCGGCCAAGGCTTTCCAGGTGCTGCGCCTGGCCGAACTGCACGATTTCCTGATCGTCGAGGATGATATTTATTGCGACATGCACCCGGGCGGCGCGGTGCAGCCGGCCACGCGCCTGGCCGCGCTGGACCAGCTGCGCCGCGTGATTTACCTGGGCGGCTTTTCCAAGAGCCTGGCGGCGAACCTGCGCGTGGGCTTCATCGCCACGTCGCCGGAGCGGGCGCAGCGCCTTGCCGACCGCAAGATGCTCGCCACGCTGACTACCAGCGACATCGGCGAACGCGTGGTGTATAAAATCCTCTCGCAGGGACTGTACCGCAAGCATGCGGAGCGCCTGCGCACGCGGCTCGACAAGGTGCGCGAGGGTACCTACCGCAAGGTCGAACAGGCGGGCTTGCGCTTCGATCCGGCATCAGCTGGCATGTTCGTGTGGGCCGATGCGGACTGCGACACGAATGTCCTGGCCGAAAAGGCGCTGGCCGAGGGGCTGGTGCTGGCGCCAGGCAGCCTGTTTTCCCCGCGCCAGCTGCCGTCGACCCGCATGCGCCTGAACCTGGCTACGGTGCAGGATGAGCGCATCTGGGTGTTTTTCGCCCGCGCACTGGGGTAA
- a CDS encoding DMT family transporter — translation MLGLTAVALFSLTLPFTRLAVAELDPTFVALGRALVAACLAGLWLWHQRAPLPRREQWLPLALVSLGCVLGFPWLTSIAMRSLPASHGAVLVGILPLATAVFAVLRGKERPSPGFWLMALLGTALVVAFALRQGGGSFHLADWLMFAAVLLGALGYAEGGRLAQAMPGQHVISWALLLALPFVLPVVLWSAWPQRALMAQASGAAWLGFAYISVFSMFIGFFFWYRGMALGGVARVGQTQLLQPFLTLVGAAVLLHEPLTGESLLFACAVIAVVAIGRKLK, via the coding sequence TTGCTGGGATTGACAGCCGTCGCCCTCTTCAGCCTGACCCTGCCCTTTACGCGCTTGGCCGTGGCCGAACTCGACCCTACCTTTGTCGCTCTGGGGCGCGCCCTGGTGGCCGCCTGCCTGGCCGGCCTGTGGTTATGGCACCAGCGGGCGCCGTTGCCGCGCCGCGAACAATGGCTGCCGCTGGCGCTCGTGTCGCTGGGCTGCGTGCTGGGCTTCCCCTGGCTGACGTCGATCGCCATGCGCAGCCTGCCCGCCTCGCACGGCGCCGTGCTGGTGGGCATCCTGCCGCTGGCCACCGCCGTGTTTGCAGTACTGCGCGGCAAGGAACGTCCTTCCCCTGGCTTCTGGCTGATGGCCCTACTCGGCACGGCGCTGGTGGTGGCGTTCGCGCTGCGCCAGGGCGGCGGCAGCTTTCACCTTGCCGACTGGCTGATGTTCGCCGCCGTGCTGCTGGGGGCCCTAGGTTATGCCGAAGGTGGGCGCCTGGCGCAAGCCATGCCGGGCCAGCATGTGATTTCCTGGGCGCTGCTGCTGGCCTTGCCATTTGTCTTGCCCGTGGTACTGTGGAGCGCCTGGCCGCAACGCGCGCTGATGGCGCAGGCCAGCGGCGCGGCCTGGCTGGGCTTTGCCTATATCTCCGTGTTTTCCATGTTTATCGGTTTCTTTTTCTGGTACCGGGGCATGGCGCTGGGCGGCGTGGCCCGCGTGGGACAGACGCAGCTGCTGCAGCCTTTCCTCACGCTGGTGGGCGCGGCCGTGCTGCTGCATGAACCATTGACGGGCGAAAGCCTGCTGTTTGCCTGCGCCGTGATCGCCGTGGTGGCCATCGGACGCAAGCTGAAGTAA